A part of Solibacillus sp. FSL H8-0538 genomic DNA contains:
- the pdhA gene encoding pyruvate dehydrogenase (acetyl-transferring) E1 component subunit alpha produces the protein MCKMTKQFDPTVTLQEIEDKFQMFQILNEEGEVVNEEANPNLSDEELVELMTRMVFTRILDQRSISLNRQGRLGFYAPTAGQEASQLASQFALEKEDWILPGYRDVPQIFWHGLPLWKAFLFSRGHFIGNQVPEGVNVLAPQIIIGAQYIQAAGVALGIQKRGKKNVAITYTGDGGSSQGDFYEGINFAGAFKSPAIFIVQNNQFAISTPRELQTAAKTIAQKGIAAGIPSILVDGMDPLAVYVATRDARVRAVNGEGPTLIETMCYRYGPHTMAGDDPTRYRTSDTDNEWAAKDPIVRFRKYLEVKGLWSQEKEEAVIERAKEEIKEAIKLADQAPKQKVTELMDNMYEGDMPYNLQEQYAIYKEKESK, from the coding sequence ATGTGCAAAATGACAAAACAATTTGATCCGACAGTAACGTTACAGGAAATTGAAGATAAGTTTCAAATGTTTCAAATTTTAAACGAAGAAGGGGAAGTTGTAAACGAAGAAGCGAATCCAAATTTATCGGATGAAGAACTGGTAGAGCTAATGACGCGTATGGTGTTTACCCGCATTTTAGATCAACGTTCAATTTCACTAAATCGCCAAGGTCGTTTAGGTTTCTATGCGCCAACAGCTGGTCAAGAAGCATCGCAACTGGCATCTCAGTTTGCACTTGAAAAAGAAGATTGGATTTTACCGGGTTACCGTGATGTGCCGCAAATTTTCTGGCATGGCTTACCATTATGGAAAGCATTTTTATTTAGCCGCGGTCATTTCATCGGCAATCAGGTACCAGAAGGTGTAAATGTATTAGCACCACAAATCATTATTGGTGCACAGTATATTCAAGCAGCTGGTGTTGCATTGGGCATTCAAAAGCGTGGCAAAAAAAATGTTGCGATTACGTATACGGGTGACGGCGGTTCTTCACAAGGTGACTTCTATGAAGGTATTAACTTTGCGGGTGCCTTTAAATCGCCAGCGATTTTCATCGTACAAAATAACCAGTTTGCGATTTCAACTCCACGTGAATTACAAACAGCAGCAAAAACAATTGCGCAAAAAGGGATTGCTGCTGGAATACCATCTATTTTAGTTGATGGTATGGATCCACTAGCGGTATACGTAGCAACACGTGATGCACGTGTGCGCGCGGTAAATGGCGAAGGACCAACATTAATTGAAACAATGTGTTACCGCTACGGTCCGCACACGATGGCAGGGGATGACCCAACACGTTATCGTACGTCTGATACAGATAATGAGTGGGCAGCAAAAGACCCAATCGTTCGTTTCCGAAAATATTTAGAAGTGAAGGGTTTATGGTCACAAGAAAAAGAAGAAGCAGTTATTGAACGTGCTAAGGAAGAAATTAAAGAAGCGATCAAACTAGCAGACCAAGCACCAAAACAAAAAGTAACAGAACTAATGGATAATATGTATGAGGGCGATATGCCTTATAACTTACAAGAACAGTATGCAATCTACAAAGAGAAGGAGTCGAAATAA
- a CDS encoding alpha-ketoacid dehydrogenase subunit beta codes for MAQMTMIQAITDALRCELKNDENVLLFGEDIGVNGGVFRATEGLQKEFGVDRVFDTPLAESGIGGLAIGLSLQGFRPVPEIQFFGFVYEVMDSISGQLARLRYRSGGTYHAPVTIRSPFGGGVHTPEMHSDSLEGLMAQQPGLKVVIPSTPYDAKGLLISSIRDNDPVIFLEHLKLYRSFREEVPEESYTVPIGKADVKREGKDLSIIAYGLMVHESLKAAEELEKEGYSVEVVDLRTIQPLDIETIIASVEKTGRAIVVQEAQKQAGIAANVVAEITERAILSLEAPVLRVAAPDTIYPFPQAEGVWLPTFKDVMETAKKVLTF; via the coding sequence ATGGCACAAATGACGATGATCCAGGCGATTACAGACGCACTACGCTGTGAATTAAAAAATGACGAAAACGTTTTATTATTCGGCGAAGACATTGGCGTAAACGGAGGCGTATTCCGTGCAACGGAAGGGCTTCAAAAGGAATTTGGCGTTGACCGTGTTTTCGACACACCACTAGCAGAATCAGGGATTGGTGGTTTAGCAATTGGTCTTTCTCTACAAGGTTTCCGTCCAGTTCCAGAAATCCAATTTTTCGGTTTCGTATATGAAGTAATGGACTCGATTAGCGGACAGCTTGCACGTTTACGTTACCGTTCTGGCGGTACGTATCATGCACCAGTTACGATTCGATCTCCTTTTGGCGGTGGCGTGCATACTCCAGAAATGCACTCGGACAGCTTAGAAGGCTTAATGGCACAGCAACCAGGTTTGAAGGTTGTCATTCCGTCAACGCCTTACGATGCAAAAGGTTTACTTATTTCATCAATCCGTGATAATGATCCGGTTATTTTCTTAGAGCATTTAAAATTATATCGTTCATTCCGTGAAGAAGTTCCAGAAGAATCGTACACTGTGCCGATTGGGAAAGCGGATGTGAAGCGTGAAGGAAAAGATTTATCGATTATCGCTTACGGTTTAATGGTACATGAAAGTTTAAAAGCCGCAGAAGAATTAGAAAAAGAAGGTTATTCTGTAGAAGTAGTCGACCTTCGTACAATCCAACCTTTAGATATTGAAACTATTATTGCATCTGTAGAAAAAACAGGTCGTGCAATTGTTGTGCAAGAGGCGCAAAAGCAAGCAGGAATCGCAGCGAATGTCGTAGCTGAAATTACAGAACGTGCGATTTTAAGCTTAGAAGCCCCTGTTTTACGTGTAGCAGCACCGGATACAATATATCCATTCCCACAGGCGGAAGGTGTTTGGTTACCGACTTTTAAAGATGTAATGGAAACAGCAAAAAAAGTTTTAACATTCTAA